A single region of the Pyricularia oryzae 70-15 chromosome 4, whole genome shotgun sequence genome encodes:
- a CDS encoding mitochondrial-processing peptidase subunit beta, with translation MASRRLALNLSKGLRARAGLSMPMRRGFATPVPTPAGTQTTTLKNGLTVATQYSPYAQTSTVGMWIDAGSRAETNENNGTAHFLEHLAFKGTQRRTQHQLELEIENMGAHLNAYTSRENTVYFAKSLNEDAPKCVDILADILQNSKLDEAAIERERDVILRESEEVEKQLEEVVFDHLHATAFQHQPLGRTILGPRENIRDITRTELVNYIKQNYTADRMVLAAAGGVPHEQLVELADKYFANLPGETAKTSAYIQSKAKPDFIGSDVRIRDDTIPTANIAIAVEGVSWSDDDYFTALVTQAIVGNYDKAMGNAPHQGSKLSGFVHSNDLANSFMSFSTSYSDTGLWGIYLVTDKLTRVDDLVHFALREWSRLSQSVSEAEVERAKAQLKASILLSLDGTTAVAEDIGRQIVTTGRRMNPAEIERVIDAVTAKDVMSFAQRKLWDKDVAVSAVGSIEGLFDYARIRGDMSRNF, from the exons ATGGCGTCCAGGAGACTAGCTCTTAACCTTTCGAAGGGGctgcgcgcccgcgccggccTCAGCATGCCCATGCGAAGAGGTTTTGCCACGCCAGTTCCGACACCTGCCGGCACCCAGACGACGACGCTCAAAAATGGCCTCACG GTCGCTACTCAGTACTCTCCCTACGCGCAAACATCAACGGTCGGCATGTGGATAGATGCTGGCTCCAGGGCCGAGACCAACGAGAACAACGGCACCGCACACTTCCTTGAGCACTTGGCTTTCAAG GGAACGCAACGCAGGACACAACACCAATTGGAGCTCGAAATTGAGAACATGGGAGCGCACCTCAATGCTTACACCTCG CGCGAAAACACTGTTTACTTCGCCAAGTCCCTGAACGAGGATGCCCCCAAGTGTGTTGACATCCTCGCCGATATTCTCCAAAACTCAAAACTCGACGAGGCCGCCATCGAGCGTGAGCGTGACGTGATCCTGCGCGAGTCGGAGGAGGTTGAGAAGCAGCTTGAGGAGGTCGTCTTTGACCACCTCCACGCGACCgccttccagcaccagcctCTCGGCCGTACCATCCTGGGCCCCCGTGAGAACATCCGCGACATTACCCGCACCGAACTTGTCAACTACATCAAGCAGAACTACACTGCCGACCGCATGGTCCTcgccgctgctggtggtgtCCCCCacgagcagctcgtcgagcTTGCCGACAAGTACTTCGCCAACTTGCCCGGCGAGACCGCCAAGACCAGCGCCTATATCCAGTCCAAGGCCAAGCCCGACTTTATTGGCTCTGACGTCCGCATCCGCGACGACACCATCCCCACCGCCAACATTGCCATCGCTGTTGAGGGTGTCAGCTGGAGCGACGACGACTACTTCACCGCCTTGGTCACCCAGGCCATCGTTGGTAACTACGACAAGGCTATGGGCAATGCTCCTCACCAGGGTAGCAAGCTCTCTGGCTTTGTCCACAGCAACGACTTGGCCAACAGCTTCATGAGCTTCTCGACCAGCTACAGCGACACTGG TCTCTGGGGTATCTACCTGGTCACTGACAAGCTCACCCGTGTCGATGACCTTGTCCACTTTGCCCTCCGCGAGTGGTCGCGTCTGTCGCAGAGCGTCAGCGAGGCCGAGGTCGAGcgcgccaaggcccagctcaAGGCTTCTATCCTTTTGTCCCTGGACGGCACCACTGCCGTTGCCGAGGACATTGGCCGTCAAATCGTCACTACCGGCCGCCGCATGAACCCGGCCGAGATTGAGCGCGTCATTGACGCCGTCACTGCTAAGGACGTCATGTCATTTGCTCAGCGCAAGCTTTGGGACAAGGATGTTGCCGTCAGCGCCGTCGGCAGCATCGAGGGTCTGTTTGACTACGCAAGGATCAGGGGCGACATGAGCCGCAACTTTTAA
- a CDS encoding nuclear movement protein nudC, with protein MTDKEPTPAAEAAARAKEAAEQAALPYKWAQTIGDIDVTIKLGEGSEKYKGKDLKVEIKKQHLTAGVKGSDPIIDGDLPHAVRVDESTWTLTTNPDGTKNLEVHLDKVNKMEWWPHVVTDAPKIDVTKINPENSKLSDLDGETRGMVEKMMYDQRQKELGKPSSDEQKKLDLLAKFQKEHPEMDFSNAKIN; from the exons ATGACAGACAAGG AACCTACCCCTGCCGCAGAGGCAGCTGCCCGCGCAAAGGAGGCGGCCGAGCAGGCAGCTCTCCCGTACAAGTGGGCGCAAACCATTGGTGACATCGACGTCACCATCAAGCTGGGTGAGGGTTCTGAGAAGTATAAGGGCAAGGACTTGAAGGTCGAGATCAAAAAGCAACACTTGACTGCCGGGGTCAAGGGCTCCGATCCTATCATTGAT GGCGACCTCCCGCACGCCGTCCGCGTAGACGAATCCACCTGGACGCTGACGACCAACCCGGACGGCACCAAGAACCTCGAGGTGCACCTGGACAAGGTCAACAAGATGGAGTGGTGGCCGCACGTCGTCACGGACGCGCCCAAGATTGACGTCACCAAGATCAACCCCGAGAACTCGAAGCTGTCGGACCTGGACGGGGAGACGCGCGGCATGGTCGAGAAGATGATGTACGACCAGCGCCAAAAGGAGCTCGGCAAGCCGTCATCGGACGAGCAGAAGAAGCTGGACCTGCTGGCAAAGTTCCAAAAGGAGCACCCAGAGATGGACTTTAGCAATGCAAAGATAAACTGA
- a CDS encoding alpha-galactosidase translates to MGPPLDDVVAGMPSALIHAQKIPPANLVADETRFEITSYPSLTQVTKTPATPGQVDFVVVLQVHQSRAHDKWQVAVSTSALHSSVWTDSVLASSSAENVPIYLQASDDKSVRKLHFTASISVESAVRFTLKFRESPDDPWRFVRDELQLEDGIIVPDHPDSLPDDIHDVIEGLSRHVTIRQAVSQSPATCLWQLDAPIAGVGSSDESALSEVGLGLPWGRHLLRWFALARTWAPWIAPCHGKAKFDLDRDAVMCSFLNDQGKHCVLLAVTGTDHVLTGLRSNDAGKVVLRIRSDNLAETAAKVIVAVGETFDNASAACVYHARGLLQLDEQQKSSPEGPKQIENLAADVQPEWMENWFDGLGYCTWNALGQRLSEEKILDALNTLAENEIMITNLIIDDNWQDISRTGDGQFQYGWNGFEAEPDAFPYGLKATVSSIRSKHKHIQHVAVWHALLGYWGGIAPGGPIANSYKTVEVVREEAKRRGFPLGGPMTVIAKEDVNRFYDDFYRFLASTGVDGVKTDAQFVIDMWIGAGARRELSDAYLDAWTIASLRHFSNRAISCMSMTPHIMFHSQLPRKRPAIPLRNSDDFTPAIPASHPWHVWTNAHNGLLTQYFNILPDWDMFQTSHDYSGFHAAARCVSGGPIYITDVPGEHDKALISEMTGVTPRGKTVIFRTSAHGKSIDQYIGYTDDALLKVGTYHGGANSGTSMLGIFNVALRPLTDIIPLARFPGTRPQRTYVVRSHGSGRVSPPIEPGTSASMLAVSLGVRGYDILSAFPLSCFTSRSGVDVQVANLGLLGKMSGAAAVVSSDIQQAEGSGRILVHTRVKALGVLGIYVSRLPDMSIARDMFATIHGSVMPEETVFVSSQDECVLAVDLEAAWKSVGLKAGYSNEVELKFYIGLGNIDSESS, encoded by the exons ATGGGCCCACCGCTTGACGATGTTGTGGCCGGCATGCCCAGCGCGCTTATACATGCGCAGAAAATTCCTCCAGCCAACCTCGTTGCCGATGAGACTCGATTCGAAATTACTAGCTACCCTTCCCTGACCCAGGTGACAAAAACCCCAGCGACTCCCGGACAGGTGGACTTTGTGGTTGTGTTGCAGGTGCATCAGAGCAGAGCCCACGATAAGTGGCAGGTTGCCGTATCGACCTCGGCTCTTCATTCTTCTGTATGGACCGACTCTGTTCTAGCGTCAAGTAGTGCAGAGAATGTACCCATTTATTTGCAGGCTTCAGATGACAAGTCGGTCCGCAAGCTGCATTTTACTGCGTCTATATCGGTCGAGTCTGCCGTACGTTTCACGCTCAAGTTCCGCGAGTCTCCTGACGATCCATGGCGATTCGTCCGGGATGAGCTCCAGTTGGAGGACGGCATCATCGTTCCCGACCACCCTGACAGCCTACCTGATGACATTCACGATGTTATTGAGGGCCTGAGCCGCCATGTCACCATCAGACAGGCGGTGAGCCAATCTCCAGCCACATGCTTGTGGCAGTTGGATGCTCCCATCGCAGGCGTCGGAAGCAGTGATGAATCTGCCTTGTCCGAAGTAGGATTGGGTCTACCGTGGGGAAGACACTTACTGAG ATGGTTCGCCCTTGCCCGCACCTGGGCTCCGTGGATCGCACCATGCCATGGGAAGGCCAAGTTCGATCTTGACAGGGATGCCGTGATGTGCTCATTCCTGAACGATCAAGGCAAGCACTGCGTGCTTCTGGCTGTGACGGGTACCGATCACGTCCTCACAGGGCTGCGCAGCAATGATGCTGGAAAAGTGGTCCTCCGT ATACGTAGCGACAACCTTGCGGAAACCGCTGCAAAGGTCATTGTAGCCGTCGGAGAGACGTTCGATAATGCCAGTGCCGCATGTGTCTACCATGCAAGAGGGCTGCTCCAACTAGATGAGCAACAGAAAAGCAGCCCAGAAGGACCAAAGCAAATCGAGAACTTGGCCGCAGACGTGCAGCCTGAATGGATGGAAAACTGGTTTGATGGGCTTGGCTATT GTACCTGGAACGCCCTGGGACAGCGTCTAAGTGAGGAGAAGATACTCGACGCCCTCAACACCCTTGCTGAGAACGAAATTATGATAACCAACTTGATCATCGACGACAACTGGCAAGACATCTCTCGCACCGGGGACGGTCAATTCCAGTACGGGTGGAACGGGTTTGAGGCCGAGCCAGATGCATTTCCCTACGGACTCAAGGCGACAGTCTCATCGATTAGGTCAAAGCACAAGCACATCCAGCATGTGGCAGTCTGGCATGCCTTACTGGGCTACTGGGGTGGTATTGCCCCTGGAGGACCCATCGCCAACTCGTACAAGACTGTAGAGGTCGTGCGCGAGGAAGCAAAGCGTCGGGGATTTCCCCTCGGTGGCCCCATGACGGTGATCGCCAAGGAGGACGTCAACCGCTTCTACGACGACTTTTACCGCTTTCTAGCGTCGACAGGTGTCGATGGCGTCAAGACGGACGCGCAGTTTGTAATAGACATGTGGATTGGAGCAGGCGCACGTCGTGAGCTATCCGACGCATACCTAGACGCCTGGACCATCGCATCATTGCGCCACTTCAGCAACAGGGCCATTTCGTGCATGTCCATGACGCCGCACATCATGTTTCACTCCCAGCTGCCCCGGAAAAGACCGGCCATTCCGCTGCGCAATTCAGACGACTTCACCCCAGCCATCCCCGCGTCGCACCCGTGGCACGTCTGGACCAACGCCCACAACGGCCTCCTCACACAGTACTTCAACATCCTGCCGGACTGGGACATGTTCCAGACCTCGCACGACTACTCGGGCTTCCACGCCGCGGCGAGGTGCGTCAGCGGCGGTCCCATCTACATAACCGACGTCCCGGGGGAGCACGACAAGGCTTTAATCTCCGAGATGACCGGTGTGACACCCCGAGGCAAGACGGTCATCTTCAGAACCAGCGCCCACGGCAAGAGCATCGACCAGTACATCGGATACACGGACGACGCTCTCCTCAAGGTCGGCACCTACCACGGCGGCGCCAACTCGGGCACTTCTATGCTCGGTATCTTCAACGTCGCCCTGCGCCCGCTCACCGACATCATACCCCTGGCCAGATTCCCCGGCACGAGGCCGCAAAGGACATATGTGGTGAGATCGCACGGCAGCGGACGCGTGTCCCCGCCGATCGAGCCGGGGACTTCGGCGTCGATGCTCGCCGTCAGCCTTGGGGTCAGGGGCTACGACATCCTCTCGGCCTTTCCCCTGTCGTGCTTCACGTCGCGCTCGGGCGTTGACGTGCAGGTTGCCAACCTCGGATTGCTGGGCAAGATGTCTGGGGCTGCGGCCGTGGTCTCGAGTGATATACAGCAGGCTGAGGGGAGCGGACGTATACTTGTCCACACCCGAGTAAAGGCCCTCGGGGTGCTAG GTATCTACGTATCCCGTCTTCCAGACATGAGCATCGCCCGCGACATGTTCGCTACGATCCATGGCTCGGTCATGCCCGAGGAGACCGTGTTCGTATCCAGCCAAGATGAGTGCGTGTTGGCTGTAGACCTTGAGGCTGCATGGAAAAGCGTGGGACTGAAAGCTGGGTACAGCAATGAGGTCGAGCTCAAGTTTTATATTGGCCTGGGCAATATTGACTCTGAGTCTTCTTGA
- a CDS encoding acidic endochitinase SE2, producing MKVSGSNLTGALLACCALASAARYSPNVKTNTVVYYGQGPDQKDLMTYCREPAIDVIVLSFVHLFPQQANGLPGTNFGNQCGGAVYPGPGPDPARDALQANCPRLVPQIEQCQRIFRKKILLSLGGGVAGYQLTGADAGRAFADQLWAIFGPRPDGSTLPRPFDGESRVADLDGFDLDIEFPPVDGGEGYRALALRLRAHYASVPGRRKIRLLTASPQCVVPDSNLSDVIRAVRFDALFIQFYNTIVCSAARWANENPTYTPGDIANPAGFTFDAWTESIRGTASSRAKLYLGLAGGPNAANPGHYIDESASRRLVEAFFCRPNLGGVAIWEATNANPGGKKAYYTTAREHLERANRDPKARECLVAPPPDNSNAPPAPATGTCGSGVGSCAGDLCCSQYGYCGQEPEYCGAGCQWQFGTCT from the exons ATGAAGGTATCCGGCAGTAATCTCACTGGCGCTCTACTAGCCTGCTGTGCACTAGCATCGGCAGCTCGCTACAGTCCCAACGTCAAGACCAACACGGTAGTATACTAT GGCCAAGGACCTGACCAAAAGGACCTGATGACCTACTGCCGCGAGCCCGCCATCGACGTCATTGTGCTCTCCTTTGTCCACCTCTTCCCGCAACAGGCCAACGGCCTCCCCGGCACAAATTTTGGCAACCAgtgcggcggcgccgtctaCCCCGGCCCCGGCCCGGACCCGGCCCGCGACGCCCTGCAGGCCAACTGCCCGCGCCTCGTGCCACAGATCGAGCAGTGCCAGCGCATCTTTCGCAAAAAGATCCTGCTCAGCCTCGGTGGCGGCGTCGCCGGCTACCAGCTCACGGGCGCCGACGCGGGCCGCGCCTTTGCCGACCAGCTCTGGGCCATATTTGGGCCGCGGCCCGACGGCTCAACGCTGCCGAGGCCGTTTGATGGCGAGAGCAGGGTTGCGGATCTCGATGGGTTTGATTTGGATATCGAGTTCCCGCCTGTCGATGGTGGAGAGGGGTATCGCGCGCTTGCGCTGCGGTTGAGGGCGCACTATGCTAGCGTCCCCGGCCGGAGGAAGATTAGGCTGCTGACGGCTAGTCCGCAGTGCGTCGTTCCGGATTCGAATTTGAGCGATGTGATTCGGGCGGTGAGGTTTGACGCCCTGTTTATAC AGTTTTACAACACCATTGTCTGCTCAGCCGCCCGCTGGGCAAACGAGAATCCGACATATACCCCTGGAGACATTGCAAATCCCGCCGGGTTCACCTTTGACGCCTGGACCGAGTCCATCAGGGGCACGGCATCTTCCCGCGCGAAGCTTTACCTGGGCCTAGCTGGAGGACCTAATGCCGCTAACCCTGGGCATT ACATCGACGAAAGCGCAAGCCGACGCCTCGTCGAAGCCTTCTTCTGCCGCCCCaacctcggcggcgtcgccATCTGGGAGGCCACAAACGCCAACCCGGGTGGCAAGAAGGCCTACTACACGACCGCCAGGGAGCACCTCGAGCGCGCCAACAGGGACCCCAAGGCCAGGGAGTGTCTCGTTGCTCCACCTCCGGACAACAGTAACGCTCCGCCGGCCCCCGCCACTGGGACCTGCGGTAGCGGCGTCGGGAGCTGTGCCGGTGATTTGTGCTGCAGCCAGTATGGATATTGCGGTCAGGAGCCTGAATACTGTGGCGCGGGCTGCCAATGGCAGTTTGGGACTTGTACGTGA
- a CDS encoding CDK-activating kinase assembly factor MAT1 — MSRRATARGPPGGASAVSVSAPPPPPGDDANQMCPVCKALRYLNKDMVLKINPKCYHLMCENCVVRLFQHGQQQCPHPGCTQKLRFQEFRAAFFGDLTVEREVDVRKRVFKVFNQQQDDFQTLQDYNNYLDQVECLVFDLLSPDRARAEKAAEDLQKYEAEHRAQIERARRKGAAAEERERRMRAAEHEAAERRRKEARDRDREEERLRLQAREADLDSLARAPDGMAERLVSERLNRHKVNELAASEARDLGVGGLSIRGLKEKRRAPEGPYDPFGGLDVAPARYKVQEEYKNEWLDGARRQPYHTTGGYCIQEYYARSMFEAFGGLAVFIGDEKETGLVGEAASAGAVATRRRLVWLI, encoded by the exons ATGTCCCGCCGCGCCACCGCCCGTGGCCCGCCAGGCGGCGCCTCGGCCGTATCGGTGTCGGCCCCTCCGCCTCCACCCGGCGACGATGCGAACCAAATGTGCCCCGTGTGCAAGGCTCTCCGCTACCTCAACAAGGACATGGTTCTTAAGATCAACCCCAAGTGCTACCACCTCATGTGCGAAAACTGCGTGGTCCGACTGTTCCAGCACGGCCAACAACAGTGCCCGCACCCGGGTTGCACGCAAAAGCTTCGATTCCAAGAGTTCCGCGCCGCCTTCTTCGGCGACCTGACGGTGGAGCGCGAGGTGGACGTGCGCAAGCGCGTCTTCAAGGTCTTCAACCAGCAGCAGGACGACTTCCAGACGCTGCAGGACTACAACAACTACCTGGACCAGGTCGAGTGCCTCGTCTTTGACCTGCTGAGCCCGgaccgcgcccgcgccgaaaagGCCGCCGAGGACCTGCAAAAGTACGAGGCTGAGCACCGCGCCCAGATCGAACGCGCCCGCCGCaagggcgccgccgccgaggagcgCGAGCGGAGGATGCGCGCCGCCGAGCACGAGGCCGCCGAGCGCAGGCGCAAGGAGGCCCGCGACCGCGACAGGGAGGAGGAGAGGCTGCGTCTGCAGGCCCGCGAGGCCGATCTCGACTCGCTCGCCCGCGCCCCCGACGGCATGGCCGAGCGCCTGGTGTCGGAGCGTCTTAACAGGCACAAGGTCAACGAGCTGGCCGCCAGCGAGGCCCGTGACCTCGGCGTCGGTGGCCTGTCCATCCGCGGTCTCAAGGAGAAAAGGAGGGCTCCCGAGGGTCCTTACGATCCGTTTGGTGGTCTGGATGTCGCCCCCGCCAGGTACAAGGTGCAAGAAGAATACAAGAACGAGTGGCTCGACGGCGCGAGGCGCCAGCCCTACCACACCACCGGTGGCTACTGCATACAGGAGTACTATGCACGCTCCATGTTTGAGGCCTTTGGAGGCCTGGCGGTGTTTATCGGGGATGAGAAGGAGACAGGTCTCGTCGGCGAGGCTGCCTCGGCTGGTGCCGTCGCAACA CGTCGGCGTCTGGTATGGCTCATATAA